A stretch of Aedes aegypti strain LVP_AGWG chromosome 2, AaegL5.0 Primary Assembly, whole genome shotgun sequence DNA encodes these proteins:
- the LOC110677172 gene encoding titin-like has protein sequence MKAFVVLSMALAVASCVAVDDSSSKKDKRGLWELGYGDHDLHGFDDHHHDHHEVKHLQTTITKKVPVPYPVEVEKHVPVHVKVPYPVEVEKKVPVYVEKKVPVYVEKKVPVHVDRPIPYPVEVKVPVVQKEYVEVPKPYAVHVEKPVPVYVHKPVYVEKHVPVTVTIKKHEKKHWW, from the exons ATGAAG GCGTTCGTTGTGTTGTCTATGGCTTTGGCCGTTGCTTCCTGTGTGGCAGTTGACGATTCCTCCAGCAAGAAGGACAAACGTGGCCTGTGGGAACTGGGCTATGGTGATCACGATTTGCATGGATTCGATGACCATCATCACGATCATCATGAAGTGAAGCATCTGCAAACCACAATCACCAAGAAGGTCCCAGTTCCGTATCCAGTTGAGGTTGAGAAGCACGTACCAGTTCATGTAAAGGTTCCATACCCGGTTGAGGTTGAGAAGAAGGTCCCGGTCTACGTGGAAAAGAAGGTTCCAGTGTACGTCGAGAAGAAGGTCCCAGTCCACGTTGATCGTCCCATCCCATATCCAGTCGAAGTGAAGGTTCCAGTCGTCCAGAAGGAATACGTCGAAGTGCCAAAACCGTACGCAGTTCATGTTGAGAAGCCCGTTCCAGTGTACGTCCACAAGCCAGTGTACGTTGAGAAGCACGTCCCAGTGACCGTTACCATCAAGAAGCACGAAAAGAAGCATTGGTGGTAA